The Verrucomicrobiia bacterium genomic sequence GTTGAGGAACTGAGCAAGCTGACCGTCCTGGAGGCGGCAGACCTGGTGAAGGCCCTCGAAACCAAGTGGGGCGTGACCGCGGCGGCACCCGTGGCGGTGGCCGCGGTGGCGGCCGGCGGCGGCGGCGCGGCGGCCCCGGCAGCCGAAGCGGCCAAGGACACGTTCGACGTCGTGCTGGCCTCGGTGCCGGCGGACAAGAAGATCGCCGCCATCAAGGCGGTCCGCGAGGTCAAGGCAGGCCTCGGCC encodes the following:
- the rplL gene encoding 50S ribosomal protein L7/L12 is translated as MADINQIVEELSKLTVLEAADLVKALETKWGVTAAAPVAVAAVAAGGGGAAAPAAEAAKDTFDVVLASVPADKKIAAIKAVREVKAGLGLAEAKALVEGAPKVVLEAAPKAEAEAAKKKLEEAGAKVELK